In a genomic window of Scyliorhinus torazame isolate Kashiwa2021f chromosome 5, sScyTor2.1, whole genome shotgun sequence:
- the LOC140419263 gene encoding syncytin-2-like has product MFGSVPAPGSKPALGYDTPASPILRPTCLQMDYECRHKNRTMPLQCDFQKQPSWAKRELHVNTYLYMSYVYAKDMNVSGCWVCTHIPTHAKGGIPLRPVPLNLSETVEWHIYQNGTRQCPRTIRIASMVRHLEGGAASSLSFLPISPRPWKEGGYPVNTFEMWYQPSYDQSHQPPFLTLTNTTNMGRPLGIICLVRNVVKGIFKGASRCKHKFVVANISKVYPVNTSPQFYGCTLDVPYANGTGTFKYSLMAEGFDVDKLTSYNGTYFICGHKAYPWLPENWTGSCYLGYVVPFIHHLANLGDHYQMMKREKRAITETQRYFGILLPPIGVALALKEIRKVAKILEEVANDTTAALTEINNEMVAIRTVALQNRIVLDYLFANKGGTCAVIGSECCNYIPDRSENITHLMDHIRKEIKKLHETSRDGWLDWLFDGSWGSYLVHGLIILVVVILVIIMLSFLMKCLCKSVGAVVISQQLVQQHEVSLEELMDVKEGAEIRRKMIEVQIEWERMRQVAMD; this is encoded by the coding sequence ATGTTCGGCTCAGTTCCTGCGCCAGGGTCAAAACCGGCCCTTGGATACGACACACCGGCATCGCCTATCCTGCGACCAACATGCCTACAAATGGATTATGAATGCAGGCACAAAAACAGAACAATGCCGTTACAATGTGACTTTCAGAAGCAACCATCCTGGGCTAAACGGGAATTGCATGTGAACACTTatttgtatatgtcatatgtgtacgcaaaggatatgaatgtttctggttgctgggtatgtacacatatcccgacccatgctaagggagggatccccctcagacctgttcctctgaacctgtcagaaacagtagaatggcatatttaccagaatggtactcgtcaatgcccgaggactataagaattgcatctatggtaagacacctAGAGGGTGGGGCAGCTTccagtttatcgtttctccccatatccccaagaccttggaaagaggggggctatccagtgaacacctttgagatgtggtaccaaccaagttatgaccaatcccaccagcctccgtttcttaccctcactaataccaccaacatgggaagaccactgggaataatatgtttagtaaggaatgtggttaaaggaatATTCAAAGGTGCTAGTCGATGCAAGCACAAATTTGTAGTGGCCAACATATCCAAGGTCTATCCCGTaaatacgtctcctcagttttatgggtgtacactagacgtcccatacgctaacgggacaggtaccttcaagtactccctgatggctgaagggtttgacgtggacaaactcacttcatacaatgggacgtactttatttgtggccacaaggcatatccctggctgccagagaattggacgggatcctgttatctggggtatgtagtcccctttatacaccacctcgccaatttaggcgaccattaccaaatgatgaagcgagaAAAGAGAGCAATAACTGAAACGCagcgatactttgggatcctgcttccccctatcggggtagctcttgcattaaaggaaataaggaaggtagcaaaaatcctggaagaggtagcaaacgacaccactgcagcattgactgagataaacaatgaaatggtggcaataagaaccgtagccctacaaaaccgaatcgTCCTCGATTACCtctttgcaaacaaaggtgggacatgtgccgtgatcggttcggaatgttgcaactaCATCCCCGAtcgttcggagaacatcacccacctcatggatcatatccgcaaagagattaagaaactgcatgaaacatcaagagatgggtggttagattggttgtttgacggatcatgggggtcttacctagtgcatggattaataatcctggtagttgtaatacttgtaataatcatgcttagcttcctaatgaaatgcttgtgtaaaagtgttgGTGCAGTAGTAATTTCCCAACAGTTAGTacagcaacatgaagtgagccTTGAAGAGCTCATGGATGTGAAAGAAGGTGCAGAGATACGTAGGAAAATGATAGAAgtgcagatagaatgggagagaatgagacaagtggctatggattag